The DNA region AGTTGTGTAGCTTTCCAATTAAAATTTTATTTTCTGTGAACGGAGGAATAGCGTGAAAGGACTGATAAGCTTTCTTGGTTCATTCGCACTGAACCTCCTGCTGAATATATGGGGCGGACTGATAGCCGCAGTGCTTCTGGTGCTGCATTTAAAGCTGGGTCTCCCGATATGGTGCTTCTGGACGGTGCTTGGATGCTGGCTTGCAGGCATAGGCGCAAGGACGCTGTTCCTGCACTGGGTAGCTTCTCAGCCCGATGTTCCAGAAAAACCGAAGGTGAACAAGAATCCCTATTCGCAGAAAGGCTATGAACGGATAGATAGCAAAAGGTAAAATATACCATTATAATAAGGTATTATATATTTATTGAAGAATGAACAATTTTTAAGGAGGGTCTAACTATGGGACTTATTGCAGCAGCCATCGGCGCAGCAGCCGGCACAATGGCAGATCAGTGGAAGGAATATTTTTACTGTGAGGCACTCCCTGATGAAGTGCTGATGGTAAAAGGACAGAAAGTCATTACAAACAGAGGACAGAATAAAAAGGGCAGTGATAATATCATCACCGCAGGTTCTGGCATCGCAGTAGCTGACGGACAGACAATGATAATCGTTGAAGACGGCGCTATCATCGAAGTCTGCAACCGCCCCGGCAGATATACTTTTGAACTGGGCACACCATCACTGTTTGCTGACGGTAAGCTTGGTCAGAAGATCAAGCAGACATTCCAGCAGATCGGTCAGCGTATAACCTACGGCGGCGATCCCGGAAAGGACCAGAGAGTTTACTACTTCAATACCAAGCAGATCTCCAACAACCTCTTCGGCACTCCCGAGGTAGTACCTTTCAGAGTTGTTGACTCCAAGATCGGTCTTGACGTTGATGTTTCCATCAAGTGCAGCGGTATGTACACATTCCAGATAGTTGACCCCCTGCTGTTCTACACAAATATCTGCGGCAATCAGGCAAGCGAATACAGAAAAGAGACTATCGCTCCCAGAATGAAGGCTGAATTCATCGATGCGCTGACTCCTGCATTCTCCACCCTTTCGGATATGGAGATAAGACCCAACCAGATCGCAGGCAAGAAGACCGAGCTGAAGAACGCAGTAAATACCGCTCTTGCTGATTCATGGGGCAAGAATATGGGTATCGAGGTTATCGAAGTTGCCATCAAGGCTCTCAACCTGCCCAAGGAAGATCAGGAAATGATAAAGCAGGCTCAGCAGGAAAGCCAGAAGCTCTTCATGGAAGGCAGACGTATGAGTATGTACGCAGATCCTACCATGGCAGCAGGCGGACTTGTTGCAGCACAGGGCGATGCTATGCGTGCGGCAGGCAGCAATGCAGCAGGCGCTATGACAGGCTTTATGGGCGTAAATATGGCTCAGCAGGCTGGCGGCATGAATGCTCAGCAGCTATTCGCTATGGGTCAGCAGCAGGCACAGGCAGCAGCTCCCTCAGCTGACAGCTGGACTTGCTCCTGCGGTACATCAAATACAGGTAAATTCTGCCAGAACTGCGGCGCAGCCAAGCCCGCTCCCGCAGAAGTCAACGGCTGGACCTGCTCATGCGGTACAGTAAATCAGGGCAAATTCTGCCAGAACTGCGGTGCACCCAAGCCCGCAGGCGCTAAGGTATATAAGTGCGACAAGTGCGGCTGGACTCCTGCGGATCCTTCCAATCCTCCCAAGTTCTGTCCCGAGTGCGGCGACGTATTCGATGATAACGACGCAACTACCTGATAAGCGCATTTTAACATAATAATACGCGATTGCAGAGGTGCAGGCATCTCTGCAATTGTTTTGTATGGCAAAGGCTGTATCAGTCTTTTGACAGAATATAATGATTAGGAGAAACATAGATGGCAGTACAAGAATATAAATGCCCGTGCTGTGCAGGTGCCATAGAGTTCAATTCTCAGGTGCAGAAGATGAAATGCCCCTACTGCGAGACCGAGTTCGATATGGATACCCTCCTCGCATATGACGAAGACCTCAGCACAGACGGCAACGACGAGTTAGACTGGAACCCCGAAGCCAACCAGTGGCAGGAGGGCGAGACAGATAATATGCGTGTCTATTCCTGTCAGTCCTGCGGCGGTGAGATAATCGGCGATGAGACCCTTGGTGCAACTAAGTGCCCATACTGCGATAACCCCGTTGTCATGACAGGTCAGTTCCGCGGCACCCTTAAACCCGATTACGTCATACCTTTCAAGGTGGATAAGAATGCGGCGGTTGAGGGTCTTAAAAAGCACCTCATCGGCAAGAAGTTCCTGCCCAAGGTTTTCAAGGATGAGAACCATCTTGACGAGGTAAAGGGCATATACGTCCCCTGCTGGCTTTTTGATGCCGATGCCGACGGAGGTGTGCGTTATAAGTGTTCCACGACCCATTCCCATACTTCGGGCAATTACCGCATCACCGAGACAAGCTACTATTCTGTATACCGCGAGGGTACTATGTCCTTTGATAATATACCCGTTGACGGTTCCACAAAAATGCCCGATGACCTGATGGAGTCCGTAGGTCCTTTCAATTTCAAGGACGCAGTACCTTTCCAGACCGCTTATCTGGCAGGTTATCTGGCAGATAAGTACGATGTCAGTTCCGATGATTCGACAGAACGCGCCACAGTACGTGCCAAGGAAAGTGTTGACGACGCATTCAGAAATACGGTTCAGGGCTATTCCAGCGTCACCAAGGAGGGCGATAATCTCCGACTCAAACAGGCAAAGGCAAAGTATGCCCTCTATCCTGTATGGGTACTGACCACCAGCTGGAACGGCAAAACATTTCTCTTCGGCATGAACGGTCAGACAGGAAAGTTCGTAGGCAACCTGCCCTGCGACCCCAAGGCTTTCTGGCGCACATTCTTTATAACGGCCATAATATCAGCTATAGCCATATTCGGCATAGGCTATATGTTTTTCAGATAGGGGGTGCGCATCATGAAGAAGATTTTTGCAGCCCTTGCGGCAGCAGCAGTAATGGTGATAAGCGCAATACCCGCGTTTGCCTCTATTCCCGAGGAATTCGCCTCTACCCGCACTATCCCCGCGGAAAGGCTCAAGCCTCGTCTTGTAGATGATGCCGATATAATTCCTGAACTTGCAGAATCTGCCCTGCTTAAAAAGCTTGACAGGATAAGCGAGGAGTATCAGATAGACGTTGTGATATTTACCTGCTATTCACTGGGTGACAGAAGTCCTCAGGCTTATGCAGATGATTATTACGATTACAACGGTTTCGGCTTCGGGCAAAGCAAAGATGGCTTTGTGCTGATGCTTTCAATGGAAGAACGTGACCGATGGTTTTCGGGATGCGGTAAGGGCATAGAGATATTTACCGATTATGGTCAGCAGTTTATGTGGGATCAGATACTTCCCGAACTCAAAAAGGGCGACTATGCAGAGGCATTTGATGAATTTGCCGATATCAGTGAGGATTTCATCAAGGAATGGCAGAAAGGCACACCCTATGATGTAAACCACAAGGCAAAGGGCAGGCTTCATCCCGGCTGGATATTAGGTTCTCTGATAGGCGGTGCGGTTATTGGTCTTATCGTATCGGAATCCATAAAAGCACAGCTGACTAGCGTATCCATGCAGCACGGTGCTGACGACTATATACGCAAGGGCAGCTTCAAAATTACTGTTAAGCGCGATAACTTCCTGTACAAAAACGTCACAAGGACACGTATCGAGAGCAGCAGCGGAAGCAGCGGCAGAAGCGGCGGAACATCGTCACACCACAGTTCCTCAGGACACAGCCACAGTGGTTCGGGCGGAAAATTCTAAAAAAACTCGGCGGAGAACATTAAGCTCTCCGCCGTTATTTTTTTCTTAAATTTCTGTGATAAGCGATCTCACCGCTTTTCCTCTTTCTTTCTCGTCATTATCTTATCTATCTCACTTATTATCTTGTTCGCCCATTCATCGTCCTGTGCGCCCACAGTGAATACCTTGAAACCGTATGTCCGACCGTTCTGCGCAACGGAGATATCATCATCGATATGCAGGTCGATGCGGTATTTGCTGGGGTATTTCGATGGCATACCCTCCGAATGTCCCTTCTGTACTTCGTCGGCATGGCGTTTGCCGTTAACGACTTCATCAAGCTTTATGCCATAGCGGCGGAACATCCCGCGGATATATTTCTCCGAACGGAAAGATGTGGTGTATATCCAGAGTTCTATACCTGCATTCCTTATATAATTCATAAGGTCGATAGTCCCCGCCCTTAGTCTTTCCTTGTAGATCAGATTCCACGGAAAGCCCAGCGCAGGTTCAACTTTAAATTTCTTCTCTGATACGAAAAGCGTGTCATCAAGATCAAATGAAACTTTCATAGGCCTGAACTAATCCCTTGTAAATTCCTTGCGATACTCGCCGGGAGTTATCTCTTCATACCTCTTGAAAAGTTCGCACAGGTATCCGGGGGTGCAGAAGCCTGTTTCCACAGCTATCTGTTCGATAGGCTTCTCCGTATTTGCAAGAAGCGTCTTAGCCTCGCGTATACGGCGTTTTGCCACATATTCAGTAGGACGGCAGTTAAGGGACTTTCTGAAAAGCCTGCACAGATGCTGTTTGCTGACACCGGATACATCGCAAAGCTGTTCCAGCGTTATCTTTTCGGGATAATTGCGGTTTATGTACTCGATAGCCTTTACCAGCGGTCCCGAGGGTTCGCTGCCCTCGTACTCGCCTGATACTACCCTGTAAAAATCTATAAGGAAGTTATAAAGCAGTCCCGATGCGCGATAATTACCAAATATCGTATCACTGCGGAGCGCCTCATGCATCTTCATAAAGCCTTCTTCCAGCACATTAATATCGCTAAGCCTGAACACGCGGGGTTCTGTCATGCCGAATTCTTTCAGCATACGGTCATAGCCGTAGCCCCCTGCGGTTATCCAGCGGGTATCCCAAAGATCACCTGTGGTATAGTATTCATGCGGCGTTTCAGCAGGCAGGAAAAATCCCATATTAGGGGATATGCGGTAGCTTGCGCCGCCTACGTTCAGCATACCGCTGCCCTTTGTGCAGTAGATTATCTGCGGGTAGCGGAAGCCCTCGGGTCTGCTTACGTGGGACTGATATTCATTCTGTCCGATGGTTATTATGTATATAGGCAAACGTGTCTCGGTGCCTACGATAGGGTAATCGTCAAAGAACATGGTGTGTAACCTCCATAGGTTAATATTGTTATATTTATAATACCACAAATACTCTCCATCGTCAAGAGCAAACAAGCCCTCGTGCAAAATTCCACATTCTAAATAATTGTAGACTGCGACTTTTGTGCATTTACACGAAGATGCTCTTTTCTGTCTCAAAATTGTTGACAACTATCCTTGTCAGTGGTATAATGCAAATATGACAAGGATAGTTGTCATAAAGAAAAGAATACTTGTCAAAGTGAAAAAGATAATTGTCAGAATGAAAGGAAGTATTGTCATGAAAGAGAACATAGCATCTATAAACGGAAAGATAAGCCAGACAGATATAAGCAAGGTAAGGATGAAAAAGTTCGCTGACCCCAATTTTACCGCCCTTTTCGATGATACCGAAAAAGTAAAGGCAGCCTGTGAAAAAGCTTTGGGCAGCAAGGGCATTGCCTACTGTCTCACCAATAAAGAGAAGCAGTGCATATGCCTTTATACCTTCGATAAGATCATCGACCCCGACGACAAAAAGCGTTTCAGGCTGGTAAAGAACTACAATTTTACGGCAAAGGGCTATGAGTTGAAAGAAGATGCTTTTGTTGAATATCTCAAAGCACAGATACAGGAGATAATCGTCTTCACAGGTGTTAATTCTGTTGACTGGAACGGCGAGATAACCACTGCAAAGGATGTTGAGGACAGCGGTTTTGCCCCCTTTGGTATGACAGCATCGTCATTTTTCACCTTTTCGATAGTATTCTTCATTTGCTTCAAGGATAACACCATGAATGTCATAGGATTTGTATTTCTGATACTGGGATTCATCACGTTATGCAGCGGTGCGGCTATCAGGATAGGCAAGGATAAGGTGAATATCGGCGGCAATGAGGATGACGAGAAGAAAGAGGATATGCAGCTTTGAAAATAGGGGCTTAAACATAAGCACAAATAATAAGACCTCCGAAAAATTTCTCGGAGGTCAGGGTAAAAACGGACAAGGAGTGGTGAGATGCCGCTTTACAATCATTTAAAAGAGATGCGTGCCCGTCTTGGGGTAAATCAGGCTGAGATGGGCAAGCTGGCAGGTACTTCCCGACAGACTATCAGCCAGATAGAACGGGGAGATTATTCGCCGTCGGTCACGCTGGCGCTGAAACTGGCGAAGATATGCAAGGTAAGTGTAGAAGATATTTTTGAATATGAGGAGGACGAAAATGAAAAAGAGTAAGACACTGAATGTGGTTCTGAAAGTTGCGTGTGTTGTACTGGTGATGTATTTTTTGGGTTACGCTGTCGGAAGAATGGCGGGAAAAGCCACCAAGGGAGTGGATTTCAGGGAAATATTCAGGGTAAACGAAAAGTACGCCGCGATAGTATTGACTGTTCTGCACGCTGTAATAGTAATAGGCGGACTTATCACTGCTTTTGCGAAAATGATATCAGCAAAAAAAGCCGCCGAAAAGTGGGACGGCGACGATGAAGACTATATCGACAGTGTGGAAAGCACCCTTGACCATGCTAATATCATCGGTTCCACCGACATGATATTCAATACCATGCTTTTAGCAAGTGCAGTATATTTCCTGGAAAAGTCAAGGGTATCTGCAGCGCTGTTTACATTGGTCACAGTGGTATTCCTGCTGGGTATGGCAGGTGCCCTTTTACTGACTGACAGATGTGTGGACCTCGTCAAAAAGCTGAATCCCGAAAAACAAGGTTCGGTATTTGACCCCAAATTTGAGAAAAAATGGCTCGACAGCTGTGACGAAGCCCAGAAACAGCTGATATGGCAGGCAGGATTCACCGCATACAGGGCGGGAAATGTCGCTTGTTTGTTCATGTGGTTCCTGGCTTTTGTACTTCAGACGATACTGCACTACGGGCTTATCCCAATAATATGCATAGGTGTCATATGGCTGACAATGAACACCGCATACTGCGTTACGGCGTATAAGCTTGAACATAAGCACTGATATCCCCAAAAAGCCGCAGATATGGCTCACTGCATAGTAACAGTCAGTATGAATTTGCCGTTTGAAAGCGCAGCGGAGATAGTCCCGTCCAGCATTTCGGTAAACTGCTTGGCTATCGCAAGCCCGAGTCCTGTGTTGCCCTTGGTGCGGGAGATATCGGTAGTGTAGAATTCATCGAAGATATGTTCGGTGTCGATATCCTGAGAGATAGGAACGTTCTCAAAGGTTATACGCAGTTCATCGCTTTCGATCACGGTGATGGTCAGGTCGCCTTCGCCGTGTTTCAGGGCGTTGCCGATGAGGTTATCGAAAATTCGCAGCAGCATATTCCTGTTTGATGATACCATTCGTTTGCGCTGTGTGCAGTTGAATACTATCTGCCTGTCCCTGCCGCAGTAGTCATCGTAGTAATGTACTATTGCTTCTTCAAGTACGGCTACGATATCAATGTTTGATCTTTCGGGACTTTTGCCGCAGGAGATTATCTTCCACAGCTCGAAGAATGAGTTTATCAGCTCCTGAAGTCTGATAAGGCGGTTTTCGATTATGGCGAGCTCCCGTCTTTTTTCTTCCTCGGATAGATCCGAATGCTGTATCAGGTCGATATAACCCATGGCAGAGGTCAGCGGTGTGCGCAGGTCGTGGGATACATTGGTTATCATCTGCTCAAGAGAGTGATTTTTCTTTTTGTATTCAGCCTTTGTCTCGCGTATCTCTTTCAGCATGGAGTTTATCTCAACGATAAGCTTATCTGCCATGCCGTTTTCGCCGTTGATAAGGCGGTTCGTGTCCTGATTTCTCAGCTCGGCGAGCTGTTTTGCTATGTTAGCCAGCTCTTTCTTTTCAAGCATAAAAAGCGCCGTCACGACAGCAAGTATCACCGATAAAATTATAACTGCCGCTGTCATATCGGCACCCCCAATCCTAAGATCGATATTTATTCATCATCAAACGCCGCAGCTCAGTCTTTTGCTGCGGCGTATAGTATTTCAGACTTCTCTGTTTTTCCAGGTGATATATCCAAGCACACATGATATCACGGTCACGGCTGCGGATACTATGTAGCAGTCGGTGCGGTAGCTTTGCGAACAGCCTAAAGCAAGGTTGCCTATCATGGTGCTGACCTCGAATTTTACCAATTTTTCGGTGATCTTCTGCGCACTATCTATATCACAGAGTATTGACAGGATAACTGAATACACCAGAGGTGAGATTATCACAATGGAGTTGAATGCAGCACCCTTTTTGAAGAAGAAAGCAAGGAAAATGAACAAGGATACTATCGCCACAAAAACAGGGAACTGTCCGAAAAGGACTTTTGAAAATTCACCGAGGGACGAACTGTACTTGCTGCCGTTGACAGCGCGGTTTACGAAATAGAATATGTAGTTCGCACCGAGGAAACAGCTCAGGCAGTAAACAATAGCAAACAGGGTCTTAGCGACATAGAACCTGCCCTTGCTGACGGCTGAGGTTATGGTGTTTTTGATGGTATGCTCGGTGAATTCCGCAGTGATTATTCCGAAAACAGGCATTATAAGCAGAAAGTAGTACAGAAGGTTCATGGCTGTCTGCTTGATATCCAGCTTCTGAGCACCGTTCAGGTCGAAATCTCCGCCCAGAAGTATGCCGCCGGGCTCATGCAAGGCTATGGACGTCATTGAGACCATTATAGATATCAGCCAGAATATGATGAAGCCCTTTGTCTTTACTATGCGGTAAAGATCCGCTTTCATAAGATTTATCATGACTTCACCTCCCCGACCAGCTGCTTGAAATAATCCTCCAGCGAAACGCCTGATTCATGTATCTTCATTACATCCACATCGTTCTGCACCAGTGTCCTGTTAACGATATTGGACTTTGCATTCTCGTCGTATATCCTTATCTCATGGTTGTCTATCACCTTATAATCAGTGATGCCCAGATTTCTTTCAAGTATAGTCGAAGCTTTTGCGGTATCGTCTGTACCCAGTGTTATACATCTGCTACATTCAAGGTCCAGTTCGGATCTTGATACCTCTTTCAGGACTTTTCCGCTGTCGATGAACAGGAATCTGTTAGCCACCGCATAGAGTTCCGAAAGGATATGGCTGGATATTATCAGCGTCATGCCCCTTTCGTGTGAAAGCCTGCGGAAAGTATCACGCAGTTCGCTGATGCCTATGGGGTCAAGACCGTTTATCGGTTCATCAAGTATGACTATATCGGGATTATCCAGTACAGCAAAGGCTATGCCCAGCCTCTGCTTCATACCCAGTGAAAAGGTCTTGAACTTTTTGTTCCTGGCGTCGCTCAGTTTTACAAGGTCAAGCACTTCGTCTATCTGCCTGCGGTCAGCTATGCCTTTCTGATAGCAGTAGTAGCGCAGGTTCTGGTAAGCTGTCATATTCCCGAAAAATGCAGGATTTTCAATAAGACAGCCTATGCGCCGCTTTTCGTTTTCCGCCGCAAGACCTGTTTTTCCGAACAGGGAATACTCGCCGTTTGTAGGGGCGGTAAGACCAGAAACCACTTTCATCATAGTTGTCTTGCCTGCACCGTTCCTGCCGATAAGACCGTAGATATCTCCTTTGTATACAGTCATATCAGCATGGTCGAGGGCAGTGGATCTTCCGTAGCTTTTTGTAAGCTTCTTTGTCTGAAGTACGATCTCTCGCATTTTCCTGACCTCCGTTCTTCTGTTATAGTAAACGACATCAGAAACTGCACTTTAAGTTCTGTAAAACCGCTGTTTATGTCGTATGTCGCGGGATAACAACGATGTCGTTTGCTAT from Ruminococcus albus AD2013 includes:
- a CDS encoding sensor histidine kinase, which produces MTAAVIILSVILAVVTALFMLEKKELANIAKQLAELRNQDTNRLINGENGMADKLIVEINSMLKEIRETKAEYKKKNHSLEQMITNVSHDLRTPLTSAMGYIDLIQHSDLSEEEKRRELAIIENRLIRLQELINSFFELWKIISCGKSPERSNIDIVAVLEEAIVHYYDDYCGRDRQIVFNCTQRKRMVSSNRNMLLRIFDNLIGNALKHGEGDLTITVIESDELRITFENVPISQDIDTEHIFDEFYTTDISRTKGNTGLGLAIAKQFTEMLDGTISAALSNGKFILTVTMQ
- a CDS encoding ATP-binding cassette domain-containing protein, with protein sequence MREIVLQTKKLTKSYGRSTALDHADMTVYKGDIYGLIGRNGAGKTTMMKVVSGLTAPTNGEYSLFGKTGLAAENEKRRIGCLIENPAFFGNMTAYQNLRYYCYQKGIADRRQIDEVLDLVKLSDARNKKFKTFSLGMKQRLGIAFAVLDNPDIVILDEPINGLDPIGISELRDTFRRLSHERGMTLIISSHILSELYAVANRFLFIDSGKVLKEVSRSELDLECSRCITLGTDDTAKASTILERNLGITDYKVIDNHEIRIYDENAKSNIVNRTLVQNDVDVMKIHESGVSLEDYFKQLVGEVKS
- a CDS encoding AraC family transcriptional regulator, with the translated sequence MFFDDYPIVGTETRLPIYIITIGQNEYQSHVSRPEGFRYPQIIYCTKGSGMLNVGGASYRISPNMGFFLPAETPHEYYTTGDLWDTRWITAGGYGYDRMLKEFGMTEPRVFRLSDINVLEEGFMKMHEALRSDTIFGNYRASGLLYNFLIDFYRVVSGEYEGSEPSGPLVKAIEYINRNYPEKITLEQLCDVSGVSKQHLCRLFRKSLNCRPTEYVAKRRIREAKTLLANTEKPIEQIAVETGFCTPGYLCELFKRYEEITPGEYRKEFTRD
- a CDS encoding DUF3169 family protein, translating into MKKSKTLNVVLKVACVVLVMYFLGYAVGRMAGKATKGVDFREIFRVNEKYAAIVLTVLHAVIVIGGLITAFAKMISAKKAAEKWDGDDEDYIDSVESTLDHANIIGSTDMIFNTMLLASAVYFLEKSRVSAALFTLVTVVFLLGMAGALLLTDRCVDLVKKLNPEKQGSVFDPKFEKKWLDSCDEAQKQLIWQAGFTAYRAGNVACLFMWFLAFVLQTILHYGLIPIICIGVIWLTMNTAYCVTAYKLEHKH
- a CDS encoding ABC transporter permease — encoded protein: MINLMKADLYRIVKTKGFIIFWLISIMVSMTSIALHEPGGILLGGDFDLNGAQKLDIKQTAMNLLYYFLLIMPVFGIITAEFTEHTIKNTITSAVSKGRFYVAKTLFAIVYCLSCFLGANYIFYFVNRAVNGSKYSSSLGEFSKVLFGQFPVFVAIVSLFIFLAFFFKKGAAFNSIVIISPLVYSVILSILCDIDSAQKITEKLVKFEVSTMIGNLALGCSQSYRTDCYIVSAAVTVISCVLGYITWKNREV
- a CDS encoding helix-turn-helix transcriptional regulator, whose product is MPLYNHLKEMRARLGVNQAEMGKLAGTSRQTISQIERGDYSPSVTLALKLAKICKVSVEDIFEYEEDENEKE
- a CDS encoding TPM domain-containing protein, which produces MKKIFAALAAAAVMVISAIPAFASIPEEFASTRTIPAERLKPRLVDDADIIPELAESALLKKLDRISEEYQIDVVIFTCYSLGDRSPQAYADDYYDYNGFGFGQSKDGFVLMLSMEERDRWFSGCGKGIEIFTDYGQQFMWDQILPELKKGDYAEAFDEFADISEDFIKEWQKGTPYDVNHKAKGRLHPGWILGSLIGGAVIGLIVSESIKAQLTSVSMQHGADDYIRKGSFKITVKRDNFLYKNVTRTRIESSSGSSGRSGGTSSHHSSSGHSHSGSGGKF
- a CDS encoding SPFH domain-containing protein, producing the protein MGLIAAAIGAAAGTMADQWKEYFYCEALPDEVLMVKGQKVITNRGQNKKGSDNIITAGSGIAVADGQTMIIVEDGAIIEVCNRPGRYTFELGTPSLFADGKLGQKIKQTFQQIGQRITYGGDPGKDQRVYYFNTKQISNNLFGTPEVVPFRVVDSKIGLDVDVSIKCSGMYTFQIVDPLLFYTNICGNQASEYRKETIAPRMKAEFIDALTPAFSTLSDMEIRPNQIAGKKTELKNAVNTALADSWGKNMGIEVIEVAIKALNLPKEDQEMIKQAQQESQKLFMEGRRMSMYADPTMAAGGLVAAQGDAMRAAGSNAAGAMTGFMGVNMAQQAGGMNAQQLFAMGQQQAQAAAPSADSWTCSCGTSNTGKFCQNCGAAKPAPAEVNGWTCSCGTVNQGKFCQNCGAPKPAGAKVYKCDKCGWTPADPSNPPKFCPECGDVFDDNDATT